The following is a genomic window from Thalassoroseus pseudoceratinae.
GAAGCATTCCGGACATCAACGATGTACATACTTATTGGTCGCTGCTGACGCAGGCAGGCCTTTTCTAAACGACAGCATGAATCGCAACCACCAGTATCTGTGACGTTTATGCGTACAATCGATTCACAGTATGTCGAGTGTATTCTCAAACGATTTCTGTCCCTCGAATACCAATTATGTTAATCCAGGTAAACCAACCGACTAGAACGGGAACAAAACAATGGTTATTGAATGGCTAAAATTACTGTTTCGAAACATGCAAACACAGACTTTGGGACGCGCAGCCGTAAGGCGTCGACGACATTATCGAAGTACTGCTCCGTGTGCGGCAGAAGTTCTCGAACCACGTGTACTACTGAGTGCCGCAAGCGTCAGTGGAACGGTGGTTTCGGAGTCGGCAGTTAACGATGGAAGCTACGAGAGTTTGGTGACCGGCGACTACAACGCCGACGGCATCGACGATTTCTTTTTCTGGAATCCGGAGACTGGTTTCAATCGCTTGGTCGACGGACAGAGTGGTGAGGTGATGACAAACATCGTCGCACCAGGTGCGATCGATGAGTATTCCGAAGCTGCTGCTGGTCAGTTTACGGACCGCGAAGGGCTCAATCCCGGCGAAGAGTTGTTCATTTGGGATCCAGCAACTGGACAGAACTGGGTCTTTACTCTCAGTGTCTCTCCAGAAACTGATGGCGAGGCGATCTACTACGCGTCTGCGCTGGGTTTCGAAAACTCGGTTGTGATGCAGGCGGTCAATGGAAATGATTTTTCCGACGTCGTTGCTGGTCGATTCCGCGGTGTTCAAGGTGAGGCAGAAGACGACCTCTTCTTCTGGAATCCACAAACCGGCCAGAACCGGATCGTCGGCTTCACACGATCGTTCAACAACGACCCAGACTTTGGTGGACCGGCCGGCATACTGATTTCTGATGATCCGCTTCCACGAGCTGCGATTAATGGAACGGACTACACCGAGTTGGCCGTCGGTGATGTGGATGGGAACACGCGGGAGATGGACGAACTGTTCTTCTGGAACCCAGGGACCGGGCGAAATCGGTTGGCTTCATTCATTGAAGGTGAAGTGAGTTCGATTGCCGACAACCCCATTGCGCCCGAGGTGGGCAACGGGAACGCCTATAACAGAGTCGTTATTGGTGATTTTGACGGCGACGGAGACGGAGATCTGTATTTCCAAGACTCAGTGACTGGCAACAATCGCTTTTTGACAAACGAGAGTGTCGATCCAGATTTGATGTTCTCGTTTGAAACAAATGTGGCTGCCCCGGGAGCGGTCAACGGTTTTCCTTTGATTCGTAGTGTGAACCGAGACACCATCGCCGACGATGTCTATCTCTGGGATCCAATTTCCGGCACCAATCGGCTACTGGACCTTATGCCTGTCGATCCACTCTGATGGGAGACCTCCAAATTCGTCGACTGAATCTTTTGCGATGAGATGGATGACCTCCACTCGGTCAAAAGGAAACATCCACAGAAAGGCCATTCCATCGGAACATGTGGGCAGGCTTATCATGCTCTTCAGCAATAGCCGGCGATTGCTTCAGGGACTTGTCGAAGACAGTGACCTTCACTCGGCGGAATTTTCGTAACGACTGGACCAGTTTTTGGGGACAAGCCACGATCATCACTCAGCAATGTGATGCAGCTGATCGATTCGTACGTATTCTCTCGTTCAAGGCGTGATTACTTCAGTTGTGGGTCCGAGTTCCACGAGGCTAATGTCATCGTACCAGACTTTGCCACGCGCCGTGCTACCGTGATGTCCTAGTCGAGGGCCAACCGCGATCTTCCAACGTTCGCGGGTGTCAATTTCTAGAGAAACATAGGTCCAATCGGTCGTTCCCTCGATCGACCGAGTTCTCTCTCTTGTACGCCAGACGGCAAGTCCGGCAGCCCAGTCCTTTCGTTCTCCAGGTTGGACATTTTCGGTTTTGACCCACCCAGCTAGCAAGTAACGCGTAAACGGTTTGACGTCAACTTCCTGGAACACTTGAATATCGTCTAAGATGGTTGAACGTACTTCAAGACTTCTCTGATCAGAGTGCCTGTGTGTTGATGTCGTCTTGCACGCGTGTTTCTGTCTTCGGTACGAGTGCACCCGCCAATGATTTCCGATACCGTCTTCGAAGGACCCTTTGCTAAGTCTATTCACAGGAGTCGCAAGCATCTCAGCTTTAAGTCTGTCTTCCGCGACCGCTGGTCGTGCCGGAACGGTCATCGGTCGCGACTTCGCTTGATCCAACAAATTTTGAAACGCCAAGCGGTGTCCGCGTTCAATCGAGTTGCGCCACTCGGCGTCACATTTCGTGAGCATAGTCCACCAGTGAAACTCGGCAGCAAACCAATCCTTCTCATCAGCAGCAATTTCGGCTTGATTGCGGTGATAATCCAAGGCCGTTTTTCTGCGAAGGTCTGCATCCGTCACCCAAGGATCGTAGTCGGGATTTCTGCGGACGAGCAAGACGCCTTCGACCGTATGGATAATTCTTAACAATCCACGGTTGATTATCGTTTGGGGATCAGGAAGTTCCGGAATGGGTTCACCAACTATTTGGTCGCCGGTTTGGACATTCCACATCAATCTCTTGAATTTATCCTCTGAAATAATCCGGCGCCCGTCCGGGCTGAACCCAACGCTGTGGACAGGGTGGGTATGCCCGCGGAGCGCAATGGTCTCGGTTCCTGTGGCCGCGTCCCAGATTCTGACGGTGTTGTCTAAACTACCGGAGACAATCTGGCGGCCGTCCGGGCTAAACCCGACGCTAGTGAGAGAATCAGTATGGCCGCGGAGTGTGTGGGTCTCGATCCCCGTCGTCGCGTCCCAGACTTTGACGGTGCGGTCCCAACTACCGGAGACAATCCGGCGGTGGCCTGGGTTGAACCCAACACAGGTAACAAAGCTTGTATGTCCGCGGAGCATGAGAAACTCCGTCCCTATGGCCCCGTCCCAGACTTTGACAGCTTTGTCTGCACTACCGGAGACAATCCGGCGGCCGTCTGGGCTGAAACCAACGCTTAAAACACGACTGGTATGTCCACGGAGCGTGAGGGTCTCGGTTCCCGTGGCCGCGTCCCAGACTTTGACGGTGTTGTCTGCACTCCCGGAGACAATCCGGCGGCCGTCCGGGCTGAAACCAACGCTTAAAACACGACTGGTATGTCCACGGAGCGTGAGGGTCTCGGTTCCCGTGGCCGCGTCCCAGGTCCTGACGGTGTCGTCTCCACTCCCGGAGACAATCCGGCGGCCGTCCGGGCTGAACCCAACGCTTTCAACGAAACTGGTATGCCCGCGGAGCGTAAGGGTCTCGGTCCCCGTGTCCACGTCCCAGATTCTGACGGTTCTGTCTGCACTCCCGGAGACAATCCGGCGTCCGTCCGGGCTGAATCCAACGCTATGGACCTCTCCGATATGCCCGCGGAGCGTGAGGGTCTCGTTCCCCGTGGCCGCGTCCCAGACTTTGACGGTATGGTCGTAACTCCCGGAGAGAATCCGGCGCCCGTTCGGGCTGAACGCAACGCTATTAACGAAATGTGTATGCCCGCGGAGCGTGAGCATCTCGGTCCCCGTGGCCGCGTCCCAGACTTTGACGGTGTTGTCGTCACCCCCGGAGACAATCCGGCGCCCGTCCGGGCTGAACCCGACGCTGGTGACATGATCATTATGTCCGCGGAGGGTGTGGTCCTCGTTCCCCGTGTCCGCGTCCCAGACTTTGACGGTGTTATCTTCACTCCCGGAGACAATCCGGCGCCCGTCCGGGCTGAACCCGACGCTGGTGACTGGCTTGGCATGCCCGTGGAGCGTAAGGGTCTCGGTCCCAGTGTCCGCGTCCCAGATTTTGACGATGTTGTCTTCACTCCCGGAGACAATCCAACGCCCGTCCGGGCTGAATACGACGCTGGTGACTGGCTTGGCATGCCCGTGGAGCGTAAGGGTCTCGGTCCCAGTGTCCGCGTCCCAGATTTTGACGGTGTTGTCTTCACTCCCAGAGACAATCCGCCGGCCATTCGGGCTGAACCCAACGCTATTGACAAAATGTACATGCCCGTGGAGCGTAAAGGTCTCGGTCCCCGTAGCCGCGTCCCAGACTTTGACGGTGCTGTCTTCACTCCCGGAGACAATTCGGCGCCCGTCCGGGCTGAACCTGACGCTGGTGACTGGCTTGGAATGCCCGCCGAGCGCGAGGATCTCGGTCCCCGTGGCCGCGTCCCAAACTTTGATCTCCCCCACGTGGTCGACCCTGTATATATCCCTACTACTTGAGACAATCCGGCGGCCGTCCGGGCTGAACTCAACGCTGGTGATTTGCTGGGTATGCCCGCGGAGCGTGAGGATCTCGGTCCCCGTATCCACGTCCCAGACCTTGACTGCGTTGTACTGACAGGAGACAACTCGGTGACCGCCCGGGCTGAATCCGACGCTAACAGCACTGGTATGCCCAGAAAGCGTGAGTGGAGTGCCTTCGGCTTGCCGGGACAGATAATGAGCCTCAAAATCACGCTGATCAAACGGAATGGAATTTAGCGCGACTGCAGCCTGACCGTGGCGATTGGATTCGAGGTGTGCGGTTGCCAAATAGATTTTGCTGTAGTAGAGATTCCGTTCGGCACGCTCACGTTCCTGCCGCTCCGCTTCAGCCAGTCGAACCGCCTGTTTCCGCTGAATCTCGCCTTGCAACGCGTCGAAGTAGGCGAGGATCTCAGCTCCAGACGCGCGTCGACGTTGAGCTGCTTCGTTTTCTCGAGCTTTGGACTCGTCTTGTTTCAGCTTGGCCTGGTAGGCCGCGGTGATCGGGCCACCAATGGCTAGAGCGAGCAGAACAAGGGTCAGGACCGACGTTAGGGTAGCGATTCCCGGATTCCGACGGCACCACCGTCTGGCACGTTCGAACTTGCTGACTGGTCGAGCCTGAATCGGTCGACCTTCCAGAAAACGCTGCAAGTCGTCTGCTAATGCCGCAGTCGATGGGTACCGCTGGTTCGGCTCTTTCTGCAGACATTTCAGACAGATCGTATCCAGGTCTTTCGATTGCTCGGTGTCGCCATTGGAATGCACCTGTGATGGCGGTGACGGTGTTTCTTCCTTGACCTTCCTCAGGACTTCAAACAGCTCGCCGGTAAACGGTGGCTGACCGGCCAGTAGGTGATACAGCGTCGCGCCCAAGGAATAGACATCACTGGCAACGGTGACCCCGGCGGCGTCCTCCGCCTGTTCGGGAGACATATACTGCGGAGTTCCGATACCCACACCGGTCAGCGTTACCCCCCGTTCCTCTGCGAGCTTGGCCAAACCAAAATCCGCGACCAACGCCCGACCAGTTTCGTCTTCGATCAGCACGTTGTCCGGCTTGAGATCACGATGCAAAACGCCGTGCTGATGAGCGGCATGCACACCGGTGGCCACGTCCCGAATAATGGCAGCCGCCCGTTGGCTCTCCTCCGGCCCCGATTGAACGAGTGACTTCAGGCTTCGGCCCTCGACATGCCGCATCGCATAATACGGTTGGCCCTCGACCTCACCCACATCGTACACGGTCACCAGATTGTCGTGATGCAGTCGGGCTGCCGCGTTCGCCTCGACCCGAAACCGCTCGACCGCTTCCTTTCGACCTGGGTCATCTTGAGCTCCAAAGCGGTCGGCCCGAATGACCTTCAGGGCCACGAGACGACCACCCGCGTTGAGTTGCTTGGCTTTGTAGACGACGCCCATTCCGCCGCGGCCTAACTCCTCCAGAACTTCGTAGTCGCCAAAACACTCCGACTGCAGCAGTTCACCGGCGCCCGGTTCGATCCCGGAATCCGGTGTGACAGTCGGTGCAAAAGCTGCGTTTGGGGAGACGAACGTGGAGTCCGCTTCAGACCGAGAGACATCGGGAGTTTCCAACGGTGTCGAGCGATTGACCGTCGACACCCGCTTCGCGGCAAACGTTTCTCGAACAACGTCCACGTACTCCGGATAGCGTTGTTCGTAGTCATCCACCGACACGGCTTCACCCACACGCTGTCGATGCTCGATCTCCACCGACAGCAGCAGAGCCAGCATTTCTCCTCGGAAAGGTGGTTCAACGCTGGCGAGTATTTCGTCGAGCGAACCGGCCGTCCCATTGGCCAACTTTTCGCCGAACTGAATACAGGCTTCCTCGAACAGCATCCGTCGATCCAGGGAACCATCACCGAAATCGGCGTCTTCACGATTCGCAGGCAGCTCGGTCATGGGACTCCCAGAGATTGATCGCTGTCGGGTGGGTTGCAACTGGGAACGACCAACAACAACACGTCATGCAGTTCGCAGAAAGAACCCGAGGCAGAAATGTGCCAGTGAATGCCCTATTAAGGTCACCATCACACACCAATTACAACCGTCTGCAGATAGAGAGAAGAGAAATGGCTAACAAGCCGCTCACCAAAGCTCGGGTAATGCTGGCAAGAAGTTCCCAACTGATGGAGGTTTCGCGAAGACTGCTCATGCAACCAAAATGGCTCGATTCGGCATGTTGGTAAGATAAATTTGAACCCAGTTCAAGACAGCTAATTGTCCTGCGTTTCGTCCACTCCACTGTGCCCGGTAGACTACCGGTAAGCGAGAATCCAGTTTCTCACGTGATTGCCTAAATCCCTGTCAGCTACTGCGTTGCAACACGACCAAAAAATAGGGAACGAAAGCGTTTGCAAACGCTTTTGAGTCGATGTAACGTGTTGTGACTGTTACGGTTTTCAGCTGCGAATTCAGTCGGACGACGATGCCTCTTAATCAGTAGGTTCAAGGTTCAAGTCCTTGCGAGGGCATTTTTAAGTGCTTTCTAGACAACGACTTATGGAGAACTGAGGGGAAGATTAGCGTATCCGATTTATTCTGTTCGGGAACTGTATCCGATTTGGTTACAAACTCCTCCCTCTCGTGATACCACTTCTCTACCTTCCGTCGTTTTCATGTGCTGACGACTGCGCAGCTCCCAGATCAGGGAGTCAATTTCTTCTACCAGCACCCTTGCGCCTTCTTGCGGCACGCTGACTTTCTTTCTGCGGCGTCGCCATCAAACTGATCTACGAATCTCTTCTGCGGAGTCTCCGCACCTGAGCCGGTAGGTTCTGCCGCAGCCTTGACCGAGAAGCTCTCTTATCTTCGTCGTGTTGTCGCAAGCCATGTGACAACTGAGGGATGCGTGTTCCATCGGAAGCTGGGCCCCCCTAAGAGGATCAGCAGCAATTCCGCTCGCCGAATACTTGGATTCGATGGCTGAACCTCTGCTGCAACACGAAATGAGGCAACTTCTGGGCACCCCCTAGTGCGGCGAATCGCACCCGAAACAAGAAAGGAGGTGGACTCAGCAAATTCACGCAGAACAAGTCGAAGTCGAACAGACTGGGCCGCAAGGTCACATGATCCGCACTTCGCAATCCAATTTTTGTAACCCTGACGAGCCTTGGTTCGCCGGGGTTTTTCTTTGACCTCACCTTGCCGAAGAGATCAGCCCGCTCGCACATGTGCTTGTCGAGCTTACTCAAAGGCCAAACAAAAAGGAGACCAGCATGAACGACCAAACTGAGCCATCCACACTCCACGAAGCACTCGATGCCTATGCACAGAGATTGATGTCCGAGCATAAAGCGGAACATTCCTCGTTGGCAACCTTCCAGACTCGCCAACTCATTGTTCGGCAATTGAAAGAGAACCACGATGATCTGCCACTCCACGAAATCACTTTGGATGTTTGCGTGGACATGATCGGTCATTGGCGAGATCGCCCCACCAGTGCCAAGACCGGAAAACCGATTGCTTCTTCGACTGCTCAACGAACGCTCTCCGAACTCATCCGGTTCTTCGGATGGTTGGAAACAACAGATCGATTTGAGTGGTCAGCGCCTTCACATTTCGGGCAGATTCCACGACGGGTGCGGAGGTTGGAGAGTGACCGCAGCGTAAGCCAGCGTGAGATGTTCACTCCCGAGCATCTCGCCATCTTGTATCGGCACGCTACCTCGACGCAGCGACTCATGCTATGCCTTGCCATGAATTGTGGGGTGGGTGCAGCGGAAATGGGCCGTCTAAAAACCAGTGACATCATCTTGGATGACGATGGCCACTTCGTCATCGACCTTCTACCGGGCGAGGGCCTGCTGCGTTTCATGCGACCACAAACTGACACCTACTGCGAGTGGCTGCTCTGGCCCGAGACTGTGGAATTGACACAGTGGGAGACTACTCGTGGGGAAGACTTCGATAGCGATTTGCTGTTCGTGTCCGACAGTGGAAATCCCATGTGGAGAGACTCGTCGAGTCAGCCGGGGGCGGGATTCCGTCATCAGTGGCAACGGCTGCTCAAGGCTGTCGAGGATCAAGGTGTTCCACGGTTGCCGCTGACTGCAATTCGCAAGGGCACGGCGGAAAGGATTCGACGAAAGCACGGAGACGTGATCGCAAGGATGTATCTTGGGCACTCCGCAACATGTCCATCGTTTTGTGATTATGTGAGAAAGCCCTTCTCTCTACTGCACGTTGCGTTGCGAGACCTTCGGGCTGAGTTGGCTTCAGTCTTTCGAGACGACAATGCCAGTTGACCAAATCAGACAACTTCTAAGCGAATCGAACCCGACACGACAGAAAGGAGGAGATAGAGAGACCAGCACTTGATGAGGCGATCCCCGACTAGGGGGTGCCTGAGCCAGTCTGCACGGTCGAGCGGGCCGACCATGTGCCTGTCGCCGCCCGCATTCCAATTCTTGTAACCCGACGTGCGTTGGCACGCCGGGTTTTGTTTTGCCGCAACCAAACTGCTGGAATAGACGCCAAGTCGTCAAAAGCTGGTGCCTTAGCCCTGTTCTCGGTATGTTTTCAATGAAGGAGACCAGACATGAACAGCACGACGAACATTTCCATCAGCGACATCCAGATCGGCGACCGCTTCCGAAAAGACCTCGGCGACATCGACGGACTCGCCCAGTCCATCACCGAAGATGGACTTCTTCAACCAATCGGTGTCACTCCTGATAACCGACTGGTGTTTGGCTACCGGC
Proteins encoded in this region:
- a CDS encoding serine/threonine-protein kinase; translation: MTELPANREDADFGDGSLDRRMLFEEACIQFGEKLANGTAGSLDEILASVEPPFRGEMLALLLSVEIEHRQRVGEAVSVDDYEQRYPEYVDVVRETFAAKRVSTVNRSTPLETPDVSRSEADSTFVSPNAAFAPTVTPDSGIEPGAGELLQSECFGDYEVLEELGRGGMGVVYKAKQLNAGGRLVALKVIRADRFGAQDDPGRKEAVERFRVEANAAARLHHDNLVTVYDVGEVEGQPYYAMRHVEGRSLKSLVQSGPEESQRAAAIIRDVATGVHAAHQHGVLHRDLKPDNVLIEDETGRALVADFGLAKLAEERGVTLTGVGIGTPQYMSPEQAEDAAGVTVASDVYSLGATLYHLLAGQPPFTGELFEVLRKVKEETPSPPSQVHSNGDTEQSKDLDTICLKCLQKEPNQRYPSTAALADDLQRFLEGRPIQARPVSKFERARRWCRRNPGIATLTSVLTLVLLALAIGGPITAAYQAKLKQDESKARENEAAQRRRASGAEILAYFDALQGEIQRKQAVRLAEAERQERERAERNLYYSKIYLATAHLESNRHGQAAVALNSIPFDQRDFEAHYLSRQAEGTPLTLSGHTSAVSVGFSPGGHRVVSCQYNAVKVWDVDTGTEILTLRGHTQQITSVEFSPDGRRIVSSSRDIYRVDHVGEIKVWDAATGTEILALGGHSKPVTSVRFSPDGRRIVSGSEDSTVKVWDAATGTETFTLHGHVHFVNSVGFSPNGRRIVSGSEDNTVKIWDADTGTETLTLHGHAKPVTSVVFSPDGRWIVSGSEDNIVKIWDADTGTETLTLHGHAKPVTSVGFSPDGRRIVSGSEDNTVKVWDADTGNEDHTLRGHNDHVTSVGFSPDGRRIVSGGDDNTVKVWDAATGTEMLTLRGHTHFVNSVAFSPNGRRILSGSYDHTVKVWDAATGNETLTLRGHIGEVHSVGFSPDGRRIVSGSADRTVRIWDVDTGTETLTLRGHTSFVESVGFSPDGRRIVSGSGDDTVRTWDAATGTETLTLRGHTSRVLSVGFSPDGRRIVSGSADNTVKVWDAATGTETLTLRGHTSRVLSVGFSPDGRRIVSGSADKAVKVWDGAIGTEFLMLRGHTSFVTCVGFNPGHRRIVSGSWDRTVKVWDATTGIETHTLRGHTDSLTSVGFSPDGRQIVSGSLDNTVRIWDAATGTETIALRGHTHPVHSVGFSPDGRRIISEDKFKRLMWNVQTGDQIVGEPIPELPDPQTIINRGLLRIIHTVEGVLLVRRNPDYDPWVTDADLRRKTALDYHRNQAEIAADEKDWFAAEFHWWTMLTKCDAEWRNSIERGHRLAFQNLLDQAKSRPMTVPARPAVAEDRLKAEMLATPVNRLSKGSFEDGIGNHWRVHSYRRQKHACKTTSTHRHSDQRSLEVRSTILDDIQVFQEVDVKPFTRYLLAGWVKTENVQPGERKDWAAGLAVWRTRERTRSIEGTTDWTYVSLEIDTRERWKIAVGPRLGHHGSTARGKVWYDDISLVELGPTTEVITP
- a CDS encoding phage integrase family protein, which produces MNDQTEPSTLHEALDAYAQRLMSEHKAEHSSLATFQTRQLIVRQLKENHDDLPLHEITLDVCVDMIGHWRDRPTSAKTGKPIASSTAQRTLSELIRFFGWLETTDRFEWSAPSHFGQIPRRVRRLESDRSVSQREMFTPEHLAILYRHATSTQRLMLCLAMNCGVGAAEMGRLKTSDIILDDDGHFVIDLLPGEGLLRFMRPQTDTYCEWLLWPETVELTQWETTRGEDFDSDLLFVSDSGNPMWRDSSSQPGAGFRHQWQRLLKAVEDQGVPRLPLTAIRKGTAERIRRKHGDVIARMYLGHSATCPSFCDYVRKPFSLLHVALRDLRAELASVFRDDNAS
- a CDS encoding LEPR-XLL domain-containing protein → MQTQTLGRAAVRRRRHYRSTAPCAAEVLEPRVLLSAASVSGTVVSESAVNDGSYESLVTGDYNADGIDDFFFWNPETGFNRLVDGQSGEVMTNIVAPGAIDEYSEAAAGQFTDREGLNPGEELFIWDPATGQNWVFTLSVSPETDGEAIYYASALGFENSVVMQAVNGNDFSDVVAGRFRGVQGEAEDDLFFWNPQTGQNRIVGFTRSFNNDPDFGGPAGILISDDPLPRAAINGTDYTELAVGDVDGNTREMDELFFWNPGTGRNRLASFIEGEVSSIADNPIAPEVGNGNAYNRVVIGDFDGDGDGDLYFQDSVTGNNRFLTNESVDPDLMFSFETNVAAPGAVNGFPLIRSVNRDTIADDVYLWDPISGTNRLLDLMPVDPL